The proteins below are encoded in one region of candidate division WOR-3 bacterium:
- a CDS encoding flavodoxin family protein, producing MVKATGFNCSPRPKGNTFLALNIVLEELRSAGIETELVQVGGLNLHGCRACNKCAEIRDRRCHGWDDDMNPLIDKMFSSDIILIGSPVYFSSMTAEAKALIDRAGYVAGRNNNPLRHKIGAAVVAVRRGGGNVVFAEINYFFLIKEMFVPGSTYWNFGFGMKPGEILNDEEGIRNFKNLGENIAFLAKRLWHEKEV from the coding sequence ATGGTCAAAGCAACCGGGTTTAACTGCAGCCCCAGACCAAAGGGCAACACATTTCTCGCGCTGAACATCGTCCTTGAAGAGCTGCGTTCTGCGGGCATTGAAACTGAACTGGTCCAGGTAGGTGGTTTGAACCTGCACGGCTGCCGGGCGTGCAACAAGTGCGCCGAAATCCGGGACCGGCGTTGTCACGGCTGGGACGACGATATGAACCCTTTGATTGATAAGATGTTTTCCTCGGACATCATTTTAATCGGCTCGCCGGTTTACTTCAGTTCAATGACCGCGGAGGCAAAGGCTTTGATTGACCGCGCCGGTTATGTGGCGGGCAGAAACAACAACCCTTTACGGCACAAGATTGGTGCCGCGGTTGTGGCGGTGCGCCGCGGTGGTGGCAATGTCGTATTTGCCGAAATCAACTACTTCTTTCTTATCAAAGAGATGTTTGTCCCGGGTTCAACCTACTGGAACTTTGGGTTCGGGATGAAACCGGGCGAGATTCTCAACGATGAAGAAGGGATAAGAAACTTCAAAAACCTGGGCGAGAACATCGCCTTCCTGGCAAAGAGACTCTGGCACGAGAAGGAAGTTTAA
- a CDS encoding NfeD family protein, with translation MVGLKPVVWIIIGLVLAALEMVVPGLVIIWFGVAAVLTGILAFFIRNPYFQYGAFLFFSGLGVFLAQWIGKKITRPEPEPVGALRLAGATGVVLEKIEPAKMGRIKVQGEEWRAEAEVPLEAGAKVKVVRVDGTHLIVEPLEERRQ, from the coding sequence ATGGTTGGATTGAAGCCGGTGGTCTGGATTATAATTGGGTTGGTTCTCGCCGCACTGGAGATGGTTGTGCCCGGGCTGGTAATCATCTGGTTTGGAGTCGCAGCGGTTCTCACCGGTATTCTGGCATTTTTTATCCGTAATCCATATTTCCAGTATGGGGCGTTTCTGTTTTTTTCCGGGTTGGGCGTGTTTCTGGCGCAGTGGATTGGCAAAAAGATTACCCGACCAGAACCTGAGCCGGTGGGCGCGTTGCGTTTAGCAGGTGCCACAGGCGTGGTTTTAGAGAAGATTGAGCCGGCGAAAATGGGCCGGATAAAGGTGCAGGGGGAAGAGTGGCGGGCAGAGGCAGAGGTGCCGCTCGAAGCCGGGGCAAAGGTCAAGGTGGTAAGAGTTGACGGTACCCATCTAATAGTTGAACCGTTAGAAGAAAGGAGGCAATGA
- a CDS encoding competence/damage-inducible protein A — MVSRSSEAVIVIVGDEVVAGRVVDTNSAVIARELAKIGIETKQVVRVRDDEAAIKSAVAGALVNARLIFVCGGLGPTPDDKTLQAVAELIDRKLTVHQECLKRIDQFFEGKGVKTPKLAQRQALIIEGATVFENPVGMVPGTVVEHQGGILILLPGVPEELKAILEGGVIPYLKERFSAERLTVALIRTFGLIESKIAPRVNRLVCRYPGVRVGYYPSVQGLDLLISGIDKKAVEACAAKLKELLGERVYADEEKSLEAVVGEILRKRQLTLSTAESCTGGLVGDILTNVPGSSDYYLGGVVAYSNQTKMAVLGVKEKTLQSYGAVSSQTVKEMAKGVCRVIGSDCGIAISGIAGPGGGTKDKPVGLVYIGVAFKGKVKVERHIFAGNRRVIKERSAYTALDLLRRVLM; from the coding sequence ATGGTTAGCAGAAGTTCAGAGGCAGTGATAGTAATTGTGGGCGATGAGGTGGTGGCGGGCAGGGTTGTGGATACAAATTCTGCGGTCATTGCCCGGGAACTGGCAAAGATTGGTATTGAAACAAAACAGGTGGTGCGGGTAAGAGATGATGAGGCGGCGATTAAAAGTGCGGTGGCGGGCGCACTGGTCAACGCCCGACTGATTTTTGTCTGCGGCGGGCTTGGTCCAACGCCGGATGACAAAACTTTGCAAGCGGTTGCGGAACTGATTGACCGGAAATTGACAGTTCATCAGGAGTGTTTAAAACGGATTGACCAATTTTTCGAGGGGAAAGGCGTAAAGACTCCTAAACTGGCGCAACGGCAGGCGCTCATTATTGAGGGGGCAACCGTTTTTGAAAATCCAGTTGGTATGGTGCCGGGAACAGTGGTTGAGCATCAGGGCGGTATTCTTATTCTTTTGCCCGGGGTGCCCGAGGAACTTAAAGCCATCCTTGAAGGCGGGGTTATTCCTTATCTGAAAGAGCGGTTTTCAGCGGAAAGATTGACCGTTGCCCTTATCCGAACATTTGGCTTGATTGAGTCAAAGATTGCACCCAGGGTGAACCGGCTGGTTTGCCGCTATCCGGGTGTCAGGGTTGGTTACTACCCTTCGGTTCAGGGGTTGGACCTTTTGATTTCGGGTATAGATAAAAAGGCGGTAGAGGCTTGCGCCGCCAAGTTAAAGGAACTTTTAGGTGAGCGGGTTTATGCCGATGAGGAAAAAAGTCTTGAGGCGGTGGTAGGTGAGATTTTGCGCAAGAGGCAACTGACATTAAGCACTGCTGAGTCCTGTACCGGCGGTCTGGTGGGCGACATTTTAACCAATGTGCCGGGCAGTTCGGATTACTATCTGGGCGGTGTTGTTGCCTATTCCAACCAGACAAAGATGGCGGTTCTGGGCGTGAAGGAGAAGACTTTGCAGAGTTATGGCGCGGTGAGTTCGCAAACGGTAAAGGAGATGGCAAAGGGTGTTTGCCGGGTTATTGGCAGCGACTGCGGGATTGCGATTTCCGGAATCGCTGGACCCGGTGGTGGCACAAAGGATAAGCCGGTTGGCTTGGTTTATATCGGTGTGGCGTTTAAGGGCAAGGTCAAGGTTGAAAGGCACATCTTCGCCGGGAACAGAAGGGTTATTAAAGAGCGTTCGGCGTATACCGCGCTTGACCTTTTGCGCCGGGTGCTAATGTAA
- a CDS encoding sulfide/dihydroorotate dehydrogenase-like FAD/NAD-binding protein, protein MVKILKKQVLAPQIKMFELDAPEIAQKAQPGQFVVVRVNEEGERIPLTVADTRPEEGVLVIVFQEVGKSTMLLGTLEEGEMIMDLIGPLGKPSEIERFGTVVCVAGGVGTPEIFPVARALKQAGNKVISIIGFRNRELVLMEEKMRAVSDELIVATDDGSYGVKGFVTDVLRQVLNRGEKVDRCFAVGPVIMMKMVSLLTKEYGVPTVVSLNPIMLDATGMCGVCRVEVDGETKFACVDGPEFDGHKVNFDQLMARLRTYVNEEKQAVELFLKSRGCGCEKGGARG, encoded by the coding sequence TTGGTTAAGATATTGAAAAAGCAGGTGTTAGCGCCACAAATTAAGATGTTTGAACTGGATGCGCCCGAAATCGCCCAAAAGGCGCAGCCAGGGCAGTTTGTTGTAGTGCGGGTGAATGAAGAGGGGGAAAGAATACCTTTGACTGTGGCGGATACTCGTCCTGAGGAGGGGGTGTTGGTAATCGTTTTTCAGGAGGTTGGTAAGTCCACAATGCTTTTAGGTACGCTTGAAGAGGGTGAGATGATTATGGACCTGATTGGACCCCTTGGGAAACCCAGTGAAATTGAGCGGTTCGGAACGGTGGTGTGTGTTGCCGGGGGTGTTGGAACGCCGGAGATTTTTCCGGTTGCCCGGGCGCTGAAACAGGCGGGAAATAAGGTGATTTCAATCATCGGGTTCCGGAATCGGGAGCTGGTTTTGATGGAGGAAAAGATGCGTGCTGTTTCCGATGAGTTGATTGTTGCGACCGATGATGGTTCGTACGGGGTTAAGGGTTTTGTCACCGATGTTTTAAGGCAGGTCTTGAATCGGGGGGAAAAGGTGGATAGGTGTTTTGCAGTTGGTCCGGTAATTATGATGAAAATGGTTTCGCTTCTTACGAAGGAGTATGGTGTACCGACCGTTGTCAGTTTGAACCCAATAATGTTAGATGCGACCGGGATGTGTGGTGTTTGCCGGGTTGAGGTCGACGGTGAGACAAAGTTTGCCTGTGTTGATGGCCCGGAGTTTGATGGCCACAAGGTCAATTTTGACCAGTTGATGGCACGGTTACGCACTTATGTTAATGAGGAAAAACAGGCGGTGGAACTTTTCCTGAAATCCCGGGGTTGCGGTTGCGAAAAAGGAGGTGCCCGTGGCTAA
- a CDS encoding endonuclease domain-containing protein — MTEAEKRLWFRVRNRQLGVKFRRQQAIGNYIVDFVCFEKKLVIELDGGEHFESSRDEVRDRSLQKQGYKVLRFWNNDVLKNTLKNTEGVMQIIMKEITPSPYSPPIKGRGFERR; from the coding sequence ATGACCGAGGCAGAGAAGAGGTTATGGTTTCGGGTAAGGAACCGACAGCTTGGGGTAAAATTTCGAAGACAGCAGGCGATTGGAAATTACATTGTGGATTTTGTATGCTTTGAGAAAAAGTTAGTGATTGAACTTGATGGTGGTGAGCATTTTGAAAGTAGCAGGGATGAAGTAAGGGACCGGTCGTTGCAGAAGCAGGGGTATAAGGTATTAAGGTTCTGGAATAATGATGTGTTAAAGAATACGTTAAAGAATACAGAGGGTGTGATGCAGATAATAATGAAAGAAATAACACCCTCCCCTTATTCCCCTCCCATCAAAGGGAGGGGATTTGAACGCCGATAA
- a CDS encoding WG repeat-containing protein produces the protein MKRLVLFITLLAIFALVFGQTQTEPSGRYRIRVKGKYGFIDKTGKVVIKPQFDHAMYFFEGLAGVEIDGKLGFIDRSGKIVIKPQFDDAERFTEGLAAVDIDGKEGYIDKEGKVVIEPQFDDAWTFSEGRAPVKIRDKWGYIDKSGNIVVTPQYDLTWGFTEGLAGVEINDKWGFIDEDGSVVIEPQFVFAGSFHEGLAGVEVNDKYGYIDKSGKVVIEPRFNDVGDFSEGLAPVAIGGKYGYIDKSGNLVIEPQFDNAKSFSEGLAVVGIGFKQGYIDKSGKFVIQPQFDYCDDFREGLAYVEAEGKSKYIDKNGKVIWQPTK, from the coding sequence ATGAAAAGGCTGGTGCTTTTCATAACCCTGCTTGCGATTTTCGCCCTGGTTTTCGGACAAACTCAAACCGAGCCATCCGGAAGGTACCGTATTCGGGTTAAGGGCAAATATGGGTTTATCGATAAAACCGGCAAAGTTGTTATCAAACCTCAGTTTGATCATGCCATGTATTTCTTCGAAGGGCTTGCGGGAGTGGAAATTGACGGCAAATTGGGTTTTATTGACAGGTCCGGAAAAATTGTCATCAAACCGCAGTTTGACGATGCCGAACGTTTCACCGAAGGATTGGCCGCGGTCGATATTGACGGCAAGGAGGGGTATATCGATAAAGAAGGTAAAGTTGTTATTGAGCCGCAGTTCGATGATGCCTGGACTTTTTCCGAAGGTCGGGCACCGGTAAAAATTCGCGACAAGTGGGGCTATATTGATAAAAGCGGAAATATTGTTGTTACTCCGCAGTATGATTTAACCTGGGGTTTCACCGAAGGATTGGCAGGAGTTGAAATTAACGACAAATGGGGTTTTATCGATGAAGACGGCAGCGTTGTCATCGAACCGCAGTTTGTTTTTGCCGGCAGTTTCCACGAAGGGTTAGCCGGAGTAGAAGTGAACGACAAGTACGGGTATATCGATAAAAGCGGCAAGGTTGTCATCGAACCGCGGTTTAATGATGTAGGAGATTTCTCTGAAGGATTGGCGCCAGTAGCAATTGGCGGCAAATACGGCTACATTGATAAAAGTGGAAACCTGGTCATCGAGCCGCAGTTTGATAATGCTAAAAGTTTCTCAGAAGGACTGGCGGTTGTCGGTATTGGTTTCAAACAGGGTTATATTGACAAGAGCGGTAAGTTTGTCATTCAACCTCAGTTTGATTATTGTGACGATTTCCGGGAAGGACTGGCGTATGTAGAAGCTGAAGGTAAATCAAAGTATATTGATAAAAACGGAAAGGTTATCTGGCAGCCAACAAAATAG
- the thpR gene encoding RNA 2',3'-cyclic phosphodiesterase produces the protein MTNDKRTAVEGKSEAIRSFVAVDTTPEVKAEVSQLLSRLKEKARFSVKWVKPEQMHITLAFLGEVSPEFIERAKVELRAVAGRFKPFACRLEGLGAFPSAARARVLWVGLKTGEQELKELQREVSRTLARIGYVPEKRPFSPHLTLGRLRAPVDVNFINEMSFQSSVFPVAGIVLFRSTLKPEGPVYSVLEEFRFGAG, from the coding sequence GTGACCAACGATAAGCGGACAGCGGTTGAGGGCAAGAGCGAGGCGATTCGCTCGTTTGTTGCGGTGGATACGACACCAGAGGTTAAGGCGGAGGTTTCTCAGCTTTTGAGCCGTTTGAAGGAGAAAGCCCGCTTTTCGGTTAAATGGGTGAAGCCGGAGCAGATGCACATCACCCTCGCATTTTTGGGTGAGGTCAGTCCAGAGTTTATTGAGAGGGCAAAGGTGGAGTTAAGGGCGGTGGCAGGTAGATTCAAGCCTTTTGCGTGCCGGCTTGAAGGGCTGGGCGCTTTTCCATCCGCGGCGAGGGCGCGGGTTTTGTGGGTAGGGCTGAAAACCGGTGAGCAGGAGTTAAAGGAGCTGCAGAGAGAGGTTTCCCGTACTCTTGCCCGGATTGGCTATGTGCCAGAGAAAAGACCGTTCAGCCCGCATTTGACCCTGGGAAGGTTGCGCGCGCCGGTGGATGTAAATTTTATAAATGAAATGTCCTTTCAAAGTTCTGTTTTTCCTGTCGCCGGGATTGTCTTATTCCGTTCAACCTTGAAACCCGAAGGACCGGTCTATTCGGTGCTTGAGGAGTTTAGATTTGGCGCGGGATAA
- a CDS encoding BamA/TamA family outer membrane protein encodes MVFLAILGILCQVLSDTKVDIVRFAGNKSFSRRVLLNLVQVKPGTPAVNGLLDEDARLLENFYRNEGFFDAQVEKGLGVVAGKVVVTFYIQEGFRAKVADVVVQGNNAFPIERLRQTLRLSAGTPFSLSAVKSGTQSLRNFYLNSGYPFVTIQDSVERKDTLVVVRYVIEEGPRCYIKEVRVRGNKTVRTATILRTLEIKPGEVFSRRRLEEAQRRVYATKIFSRVLFYVGRDSLAPDSVIVRFDVVEGAQHGVALGVGLQTPPSRALFSVEWEHNNVMNRGQWLIAEVEFSPDLKKNYRSSFDLTWRVPYLFRNRIDFQSHPFFYYERIDSARQREFGIENGMQKDIAPQWRLGLFNRLRFVADTSRGITNSLALSLIYDSRDNFFDPQRGVYFQPGLEGAGGILLGDNDFVRGVADIRVYQALGRGFVFALRGLGGRVIPYGRSTTVPYYEEFFLGGKNNLRGYPDQAVGPDTALGGRYGPVILNGSVEVRSPYILRWVGVVGFVDVGQVAGQRDLRLRGFEVGAGVGLRVRTPVGPIRLDWGKRLKDPPAGDWGRIYFGVLHAF; translated from the coding sequence GTGGTCTTTTTAGCAATTCTGGGCATATTATGCCAGGTGTTGTCGGACACGAAGGTTGACATTGTTCGGTTTGCAGGTAACAAAAGTTTTTCTCGCCGCGTACTGCTCAATCTCGTTCAGGTAAAACCCGGGACGCCCGCGGTCAATGGTTTGCTTGATGAAGATGCGCGGCTACTGGAGAATTTTTATCGCAATGAGGGTTTCTTTGATGCTCAGGTCGAGAAGGGGCTTGGAGTTGTTGCCGGCAAGGTAGTGGTGACATTTTATATTCAGGAAGGGTTTCGGGCAAAGGTGGCGGATGTGGTTGTTCAGGGCAATAACGCTTTTCCTATCGAACGGTTGCGACAAACATTGAGGTTGAGTGCCGGCACTCCGTTCTCGCTCAGTGCGGTCAAAAGCGGTACTCAGAGTCTGCGGAATTTTTATTTAAATTCGGGATATCCTTTTGTGACGATACAGGATAGCGTTGAGCGTAAGGATACACTGGTGGTGGTCAGGTATGTTATTGAAGAGGGACCACGCTGCTACATAAAAGAGGTTCGGGTGCGGGGCAACAAAACGGTGCGCACCGCCACGATTCTGCGCACCCTTGAGATAAAACCCGGCGAGGTGTTTTCCCGGCGTCGGCTGGAAGAGGCACAGCGCCGGGTTTACGCGACGAAAATCTTCTCCCGGGTTCTGTTCTATGTGGGGCGGGACTCTTTGGCACCGGATAGCGTAATAGTGCGGTTTGATGTGGTGGAAGGTGCCCAGCATGGTGTGGCGCTGGGCGTTGGTCTGCAAACGCCGCCCAGTCGGGCGCTCTTTTCGGTTGAGTGGGAGCACAACAATGTGATGAATCGCGGGCAGTGGTTGATTGCCGAGGTCGAGTTCAGCCCGGATTTAAAGAAGAATTACCGAAGCAGTTTTGACCTGACCTGGCGCGTGCCGTATCTGTTCCGCAACCGGATTGATTTTCAGAGCCATCCGTTTTTTTATTACGAGCGGATTGATTCGGCGCGACAGCGGGAGTTCGGAATTGAGAATGGTATGCAAAAAGACATCGCACCCCAGTGGCGGCTTGGTTTGTTCAATCGATTGCGGTTTGTTGCCGATACGAGCCGGGGGATAACCAATTCACTGGCGCTGAGTTTAATATATGACTCGCGGGACAACTTTTTTGACCCGCAACGCGGTGTGTATTTTCAGCCCGGGCTTGAGGGAGCGGGTGGTATTTTGCTCGGGGACAACGATTTTGTCCGGGGGGTAGCGGACATCCGCGTTTATCAGGCGCTGGGTCGTGGTTTTGTTTTTGCTCTGCGCGGTTTAGGTGGCAGGGTGATTCCTTATGGCCGGTCAACAACGGTGCCATATTACGAGGAGTTTTTCCTGGGCGGTAAGAACAATCTGCGCGGCTATCCAGACCAGGCAGTGGGACCGGATACAGCGCTTGGCGGCCGTTACGGACCGGTGATTTTGAATGGTAGCGTTGAGGTGCGGAGTCCTTATATCCTGCGCTGGGTCGGGGTTGTTGGTTTTGTTGATGTGGGACAGGTTGCCGGGCAAAGGGATTTGAGGTTGCGCGGGTTTGAGGTTGGCGCCGGTGTTGGTTTACGGGTGCGAACGCCGGTAGGACCGATTCGGCTCGACTGGGGAAAGCGGTTGAAAGACCCGCCAGCCGGAGACTGGGGCAGAATTTATTTCGGGGTGTTGCATGCGTTTTAA
- a CDS encoding SPFH/Band 7/PHB domain protein produces MMPALVIIVLIFLFIWALLGLKIVRPYQRGAVERLGKYQRMVQPGLNFIIPFLERLIKVDMREQVVDVPPQEVITKDNATVTVDAIVYYEVTDPVKVLYNVANFRLATIKLAQTNLRNVIGDLTLDESLTSRERINAKLRDVLDEATDKWGAKVTRVELQRIEPPSDVTEAMHRQMKAERDRRAVVLEAEGIRQAAILKAEGEKQARILEAEGQAGAIERVADAEKYKLLTVAEGEAQAIERVYSAIHKGNPTKDLIAIKYLEALAKMAEGKATKMFVPYEASGIMSAVAVIAEALNDKAGEGEK; encoded by the coding sequence ATGATGCCGGCACTGGTAATCATCGTTCTGATTTTTTTGTTTATCTGGGCGCTTTTAGGGTTGAAGATTGTGCGTCCGTATCAGCGGGGCGCGGTGGAAAGGCTGGGAAAGTATCAGCGGATGGTCCAGCCCGGTCTGAATTTTATCATTCCGTTTCTTGAGCGGCTGATTAAGGTTGATATGCGCGAGCAGGTGGTTGATGTGCCACCGCAGGAGGTTATCACCAAGGATAATGCGACAGTGACGGTTGATGCGATTGTTTACTATGAGGTAACAGACCCGGTGAAAGTGCTTTACAATGTCGCCAATTTCCGGCTGGCAACGATTAAGCTGGCGCAGACCAATCTGCGTAATGTGATTGGTGATTTGACCCTGGATGAGTCTTTGACCTCACGGGAAAGAATCAATGCGAAGTTGCGCGATGTGCTGGATGAGGCAACCGATAAATGGGGCGCAAAGGTGACCCGGGTGGAGTTGCAGCGGATTGAGCCACCGAGCGATGTGACCGAGGCGATGCACCGGCAGATGAAGGCGGAGCGCGACCGTCGGGCAGTGGTGCTTGAAGCCGAAGGTATCAGGCAGGCGGCGATTCTGAAGGCGGAGGGTGAAAAGCAGGCAAGGATTCTTGAGGCCGAAGGGCAGGCGGGCGCAATTGAGCGGGTTGCCGATGCGGAGAAGTATAAGTTGCTGACCGTGGCAGAGGGTGAGGCGCAGGCGATTGAGCGGGTTTATTCAGCGATTCACAAAGGGAACCCGACCAAGGATTTAATCGCAATTAAGTATTTAGAGGCGCTGGCGAAGATGGCAGAGGGCAAGGCGACGAAGATGTTTGTGCCTTATGAGGCATCAGGGATTATGAGTGCGGTTGCGGTGATTGCCGAGGCTTTGAACGATAAGGCGGGGGAGGGTGAAAAGTAG
- a CDS encoding cation-translocating P-type ATPase — protein MSDWYRKEAEQVVAELGSDPGKGLSKQEVQNRLQKLGRNVLKEREVRSPLSILLSQFTSVMVIMLLVAGVVSIFLGETVDAVAIFTIVGLNSILGFVQEFRVEKALQALKRLAVPKVRVCRDGVVEDVSAQELVPGDLVFLEAGVHVPADGRLLEAVNLRVQEAALTGESVPVDKVSGKETLEPEGEELSVGHRARNMVFMGTAVVAGRGRMVVTETGMRTELGKIADMLQTTKREPTPLQKRLERMARELAIAVLVIVAIVFTLGVLRGQNYREMFLVAVAMAVAAVPEGLPAVVTIGLTLGARRMLNRNALIRRLNAVETLGSVTVICSDKTGTLTQNRMTVTVLDVAGEKCDLQVVRAKGNNGEGCYHLSPAMLLLVTAGALCNDALIAVDSQEVKVLGDPTEGALVLAAMELGLEPNRLRHLLPRVAEIPFSSERKRMSTIHQFKIEGPVTEKERLVLEILKTGSDKERVLFTKGAVDVLLKLCRGVYVNGEIEPLTEAWQERITDALTNLTAQGVRVLGSAFRLVKEEELTGSDGEGESLENGLIFIGMSGMIDPARPEVKDAVKVCREAGIKPVMITGDHPLTALFIASDIGILKRDEPDWQERSLTGEQLRQIPFEELKSIVERVVVYARVAPEDKLSIVKALQEKGEVVAMTGDGVNDAPALKKADIGVAMGITGTDVAKEAADMVLLDDNFATIVAAVREGRAIYENIRKFIRYTFASNTGEIVAMILAPFFGMPFPLGPLQILWVNLVTDGLPGLALGVEPPERDVMQRPPRRLNESIFAHGMGFNIVWSGIFLGLVSLGVGYWAFVRGREDWRTMVFTTLIMGQLFHSLALRSQRESFFRMKLTGNPALIGTFLLTFALQLLLIYNPLLQRVFKTTALPLPDLIMALAASSVVFLAVEIEKTVRRVWSRRQRAVKKE, from the coding sequence ATGAGCGACTGGTACAGAAAAGAGGCAGAGCAGGTTGTTGCCGAACTGGGTTCAGACCCGGGAAAGGGTTTGAGCAAACAGGAGGTACAAAACCGGCTACAAAAATTGGGCCGAAATGTGCTGAAGGAGCGGGAGGTTCGAAGCCCACTCTCAATCCTTTTGTCCCAGTTCACTTCGGTGATGGTGATAATGCTTTTAGTAGCGGGGGTGGTCTCAATATTTTTAGGTGAAACGGTGGATGCGGTGGCGATATTTACTATCGTGGGGCTTAATTCTATTCTCGGTTTTGTTCAGGAGTTCCGGGTAGAAAAGGCATTGCAGGCTTTGAAGCGACTGGCGGTACCAAAGGTCAGGGTGTGCCGGGATGGGGTGGTCGAGGATGTTTCGGCACAAGAGCTGGTTCCTGGTGACCTCGTGTTTCTGGAAGCGGGGGTTCATGTTCCGGCGGATGGCAGGTTGCTGGAAGCGGTGAATTTGCGGGTCCAGGAGGCGGCTTTGACCGGCGAATCAGTTCCGGTGGATAAGGTGAGTGGAAAGGAGACGCTCGAACCGGAAGGTGAAGAGCTTAGTGTTGGGCACCGGGCGCGGAATATGGTTTTTATGGGGACCGCGGTGGTTGCGGGTCGGGGTCGGATGGTCGTGACCGAGACCGGTATGAGAACCGAGTTAGGCAAGATTGCGGATATGCTTCAGACAACAAAGCGTGAGCCAACACCGTTACAGAAGCGGCTGGAGCGGATGGCACGGGAACTGGCGATAGCGGTTTTGGTAATTGTTGCCATCGTTTTTACCTTAGGGGTGTTAAGAGGACAGAATTATCGGGAGATGTTTCTGGTGGCGGTGGCGATGGCGGTGGCAGCGGTGCCTGAAGGGTTGCCGGCGGTTGTTACCATCGGATTGACTTTGGGTGCGCGGCGGATGCTTAACCGAAATGCGTTGATTAGAAGGTTGAATGCGGTGGAGACGCTGGGTTCGGTGACGGTGATTTGTTCGGATAAGACCGGCACTTTGACCCAGAATCGGATGACGGTGACGGTGCTGGATGTTGCCGGTGAAAAGTGTGACCTGCAGGTGGTCCGGGCAAAGGGCAATAATGGTGAAGGTTGTTACCATCTTTCTCCAGCAATGCTTTTACTGGTTACGGCGGGTGCGTTGTGTAACGACGCCTTGATTGCGGTTGATTCCCAAGAGGTGAAGGTGTTGGGTGACCCAACAGAAGGGGCGCTGGTCTTGGCAGCAATGGAGTTGGGGTTGGAGCCGAATCGGTTGCGGCATCTGTTGCCCCGGGTTGCCGAAATCCCATTTTCTTCGGAGCGCAAGCGGATGAGTACCATCCATCAGTTCAAAATTGAAGGTCCAGTTACAGAAAAGGAGCGGTTGGTTCTCGAGATTTTGAAAACCGGCAGTGATAAAGAGAGGGTACTATTTACCAAAGGTGCGGTAGATGTGCTGTTAAAGTTGTGTCGCGGAGTGTATGTCAATGGCGAAATTGAACCGTTGACCGAAGCCTGGCAGGAACGGATAACCGATGCCCTTACTAATCTGACCGCACAGGGAGTCAGGGTGCTGGGAAGCGCTTTTCGATTGGTTAAAGAGGAGGAGTTGACCGGTTCTGATGGGGAGGGAGAAAGCCTCGAAAATGGTTTGATTTTCATCGGGATGAGCGGAATGATTGATCCGGCACGACCGGAGGTAAAGGATGCGGTTAAAGTGTGCCGGGAAGCCGGGATTAAACCGGTGATGATTACCGGTGACCACCCATTGACCGCGCTTTTTATCGCCAGTGATATTGGCATTCTAAAACGGGATGAGCCCGACTGGCAGGAGCGGTCTCTTACCGGTGAGCAATTGCGGCAGATTCCTTTTGAGGAGTTAAAGTCAATCGTGGAGCGGGTTGTGGTTTATGCCCGGGTCGCGCCCGAGGATAAACTATCGATTGTTAAGGCGCTGCAGGAGAAGGGCGAAGTTGTGGCAATGACCGGGGATGGGGTGAACGATGCGCCGGCGCTGAAGAAGGCGGATATCGGCGTGGCAATGGGGATTACCGGAACCGATGTGGCGAAAGAGGCGGCAGATATGGTGCTCCTCGATGACAACTTTGCGACGATTGTCGCGGCGGTGCGTGAGGGCAGGGCAATCTACGAAAACATCCGCAAGTTTATCCGCTACACCTTTGCCTCTAATACCGGGGAGATTGTGGCGATGATTTTAGCACCATTTTTCGGGATGCCATTTCCATTGGGTCCTTTGCAAATCTTATGGGTTAATCTTGTGACCGATGGCTTGCCCGGTCTGGCTCTGGGTGTTGAGCCACCCGAACGGGATGTGATGCAGCGACCACCCCGACGGTTGAATGAGAGCATATTTGCCCACGGTATGGGCTTTAATATCGTCTGGTCCGGTATTTTTTTAGGGCTGGTGTCTTTGGGCGTGGGATACTGGGCATTTGTCAGGGGCAGAGAGGACTGGCGGACGATGGTGTTTACGACACTGATTATGGGTCAGTTATTTCATTCACTTGCGCTGCGGTCCCAGCGGGAATCTTTCTTCCGGATGAAATTGACGGGGAATCCAGCACTCATCGGAACATTTTTGCTGACATTTGCCCTCCAGCTGTTGTTGATATACAATCCACTGTTGCAGCGGGTATTTAAGACAACAGCACTGCCGTTACCGGATTTGATAATGGCGCTGGCGGCAAGTTCGGTTGTGTTCCTGGCGGTGGAAATTGAGAAGACAGTACGCCGGGTTTGGAGCCGTAGACAGCGCGCAGTAAAAAAAGAGTAA